Genomic segment of Spirochaetota bacterium:
CCTCACATGTTTTATATGCCTGTGGGTGATTTGTGGCGCTGGAAGATGAATGTAGCACGTGCCATGGGAAACAGCTTAAACATGGACTATGTCCCCCAGCTGATCAAAGCGTTTGAAGAAAATACTGACGAAAGGGTGCGCGGTATGATTGCGTGGGCTTTGAGCAAATTAGGCGGGGTAGAAGCAAAACATGCCCTCCTGAAGTGGAGAAACAGTGCTACAGCAGCAGTAAAAGAAGAGATTGAAATGGCATTACAGTTTTTTTAAATTTAACTAATGGTAAAAAAATGAATACGGTTAATCCAACAGATGAGCAGATTGCGCTTATTACAAATAAATACAATGACACACCATTTGTCATGGTAAATCTTTTAAAATTTAAATGCGATAGCTCTGGGAAAAAGAGTCAGCACTTATATCATCAATATACAAGGAAAGTATTACCACTTATTAAGTCAATTGGTGCTCGTGTTGTGTTTTATGGTGCAATGAAGGATATTTTCATAGGTACTGCGGATGAAATATGGGATGAAGTACTTTGTGTTTATTATCCATCAGGGAAATTATTTTTACATATGATTGCTCAGGAAGAATACCAGAATGCAAATAAGCTTCGTGAGGAAGCACTGGAAAAATGTATATTGATGATATCTGATATGGCTTCAATGTGATGATGAATGCTAAATTAGCCGTATAGCCGGGTGCTGGTGTGTCTTGCAATTTGAAGAGATGATGGCTATGCCATATGCAATGGTTGCCGCATAAGCTTTGAGCAAGATTATGGAGTACATTCTTCTGTCCCTATACTACCATGGTGGATGCTATGAGTGAGGATGTAATAGTAAAACGCAATCCCGCATCACTTTCAATTGTTCTAAACAGGCCACAGGCAATAAATAGCTTAACTCTTCCAATGATAGAAACCGTTACCCGCGCATTACAAAAGGCAGCTAACGATGATTCACTATTTTTTATTATAGTATACGGCAATGGCACTAAAGGGTTTTGCGCGGGTGGTGATATAAAGAAGCTGTATCAGGCCTCGGTTAGTGGCGATAGTAACTACATAAAAGAGTTTTATACCAAAGAATATGCGCTGGATTACCTGATACATAGCTATCCAAAACCTGTCATAGTGTTTGCACACGGTATTACGATGGGTGGTGGCATGGGAATTGCAGCAGGCGCAACGCGTGTTGTGGTGACAGAGCATACTGTTATGGCAATGCCCGAAGGGCGCATTGGCTTTTTTCCTGATGTAGGGTCAACGGGATGGCTTTTTACAAAATGTAAAAAAGGCTATCCACACTATTTAGCACTCACTGGCGATACGCTTGTAGGTAGTGAATGCGTGCATGTGGGATTGGCACAGTATCAGGTACTATCGCACACATTAACCGACTTGATTGAAAAGCTTGAAACGGTAGTGCCCTATACAGCCAATGTGCTGAACATGCTTGATGTAGTGATAAAAAACTATTCAATACCGGCACACAGTGACAATGCATATAAAGACAGATGGGTTGCACGGTATTTTGACAATAAACCGCTTAACAGGATTTTGCATTCACTGACACAATGTAAAAATGAACAATATTTATGTAATGGCGTTTTTACACGCGTTGCAGAGCGTTC
This window contains:
- a CDS encoding DUF1330 domain-containing protein; the protein is MNTVNPTDEQIALITNKYNDTPFVMVNLLKFKCDSSGKKSQHLYHQYTRKVLPLIKSIGARVVFYGAMKDIFIGTADEIWDEVLCVYYPSGKLFLHMIAQEEYQNANKLREEALEKCILMISDMASM
- a CDS encoding enoyl-CoA hydratase/isomerase family protein, whose product is MSEDVIVKRNPASLSIVLNRPQAINSLTLPMIETVTRALQKAANDDSLFFIIVYGNGTKGFCAGGDIKKLYQASVSGDSNYIKEFYTKEYALDYLIHSYPKPVIVFAHGITMGGGMGIAAGATRVVVTEHTVMAMPEGRIGFFPDVGSTGWLFTKCKKGYPHYLALTGDTLVGSECVHVGLAQYQVLSHTLTDLIEKLETVVPYTANVLNMLDVVIKNYSIPAHSDNAYKDRWVARYFDNKPLNRILHSLTQCKNEQYLCNGVFTRVAERSPTSLVMTDLLLKANQGKPLDEVFARELKAAMFMTLHHDYREGVRARLLDKDNAPRWKPSTIEDVDVGKLWEVIDA